A single window of Drosophila suzukii chromosome 3, CBGP_Dsuzu_IsoJpt1.0, whole genome shotgun sequence DNA harbors:
- the LOC108012876 gene encoding uncharacterized protein isoform X1 yields MGYSIKNCETGELEYFYTDTVRVKRPAYDEETGEPIHDQIMKVHFRKHTNFHVPKHFLRGTMCDEMDDVLANTVRHGAATALPQKAPKKATPGYEREDYCQMDGVSSNIILGYSRNQYLLFLVPTLFCFNFFIGATLAIIEILLHMISHHKNSLTMQNGLYFRSPLHVLSSQFCAVCRTECDSKYNRIFDILNKQMRNAHRSEALKDMAKAIG; encoded by the exons ATGGGTTATTCCATTAAG AACTGCGAAACGGGTGAGTTGGAGTACTTCTACACAGACACCGTCCGAGTGAAAAGACCTGCCTACGATGAGGAAACCGGTGAGCCGATCCACGACCAGATCATGAAGGTCCACTTTCGAAAGCACACCAACTTCCATGTACCCAAGCACTTCCTCCGGGGAACAATGTGCGATGAGATGGACGATGTGCTGGCCAACACGGTGAGACATGGAGCCGCCACCGCGTTACCCCAAAAGGCTCCCAAGAAGGCGACTCCGGGCTACGAGCGGGAAGATTACTGTCAAATGGATGGTGTGAGCAGC AACATCATCCTAGGCTATAGCCGCAACCAGTACCTGCTGTTCCTGGTGCCCACGCTCTTCTGCTTTAACTTCTTCATTGGAGCCACGCTTGCCATCATCGAGATCTTGCTGCACATGATATCGCACCATAAGAACAGCCTCACCATGCAGAATGGCCTGTACTTCCGGAGTCCACTCCATGTGCTCTCCTCGCAATTCTGCGCCGTTTGCCGCACGGAATGCGACAGCAAGTACAATCGCATCTTTGACATCCTCAACAAACAGATGCGCAACGCACATCGCTCAGAAGCCTTGAAGGATATGGCCAAGGCCATTGGTTAA
- the LOC108012876 gene encoding uncharacterized protein isoform X2, which translates to MLVNCETGELEYFYTDTVRVKRPAYDEETGEPIHDQIMKVHFRKHTNFHVPKHFLRGTMCDEMDDVLANTVRHGAATALPQKAPKKATPGYEREDYCQMDGVSSNIILGYSRNQYLLFLVPTLFCFNFFIGATLAIIEILLHMISHHKNSLTMQNGLYFRSPLHVLSSQFCAVCRTECDSKYNRIFDILNKQMRNAHRSEALKDMAKAIG; encoded by the exons ATGCTGGTG AACTGCGAAACGGGTGAGTTGGAGTACTTCTACACAGACACCGTCCGAGTGAAAAGACCTGCCTACGATGAGGAAACCGGTGAGCCGATCCACGACCAGATCATGAAGGTCCACTTTCGAAAGCACACCAACTTCCATGTACCCAAGCACTTCCTCCGGGGAACAATGTGCGATGAGATGGACGATGTGCTGGCCAACACGGTGAGACATGGAGCCGCCACCGCGTTACCCCAAAAGGCTCCCAAGAAGGCGACTCCGGGCTACGAGCGGGAAGATTACTGTCAAATGGATGGTGTGAGCAGC AACATCATCCTAGGCTATAGCCGCAACCAGTACCTGCTGTTCCTGGTGCCCACGCTCTTCTGCTTTAACTTCTTCATTGGAGCCACGCTTGCCATCATCGAGATCTTGCTGCACATGATATCGCACCATAAGAACAGCCTCACCATGCAGAATGGCCTGTACTTCCGGAGTCCACTCCATGTGCTCTCCTCGCAATTCTGCGCCGTTTGCCGCACGGAATGCGACAGCAAGTACAATCGCATCTTTGACATCCTCAACAAACAGATGCGCAACGCACATCGCTCAGAAGCCTTGAAGGATATGGCCAAGGCCATTGGTTAA